In one Buteo buteo chromosome 10, bButBut1.hap1.1, whole genome shotgun sequence genomic region, the following are encoded:
- the LOC142036010 gene encoding complement factor H-like isoform X2 produces the protein MENGIVMCLSAKRLSVTYQKFCMDMYILQRHLTRNLNSYSLPVLKDTDMVKEQMYNVLNQDGIQPPIVLFFSFYLEIVCSPPRIPNGNFRPQEDNYIVGDIITIQCNPGYHFKTLTGKSTAECTKNGWVPDPGCVQKPCDYPAIENGKLSESLEYYKNYYFPMSFGQHADYHCIHGYTTPSGEYWVRMVCSERGWYPEPKCLKKCHVRQLENGYFSYGRKNVYKEGERVKYVCSDDYYAEHKDGQVTCTKDDWSPPPRCIRKKKCQNINIDNGFLTLGKTIFRLQEKVTYNCHTGFLTPEGQERGVIQCQENGWTPPPKCIKSCQTPHVDILNYHANKTMFMPEDVIEYACLEGYQAANNMPTGTTRCGINGEWNPTPQCLAIECEMLTLPNGDFSPKEGKYHSGDVVKFACANNYVRVGPASTQCYYFGWFPSPPVCKVNARGCGPPPVVTNGNMAGGSVEQYQHGDREHYECNVAFKLVGSKEIECVDGQWSSPPSCIEDKMPCGSPSSIPNVVLHQEDQTQFSHGDEVICGCKQGSGNSKEMKIKCLNGEWKPLPVCADPSPQCVLPMNVELVHNGPLPKPGRETRFHGVIHYICTSADKSIKQATCVSGKWSPEIECTAEESTCPPPPQLPGAQQITVGRSYKHGSKIAFSCLKNFQLIGVNEITCIEGKWQSPPYCVERPCLPPQPIECADVPRLENQNGKIKKEGKTIYLAGARVKYVSRSGYILDGPSEITCSMGNWTSAPTCLEMPCGSVPKVANAQIEGRNKEIYEPGETIRYQCDAGFLTVGSPEIICREGNWTAPPFCEDVSCGAAPEIPNAYITSTQQERYLPGARVQYECESNFQLMGGNYVTCTNGEWSQAPTCRDVTCEPPPEIAGGKVQGVKKSRYLPAESARYQCWQGFEMTGTATVTCRNGTWTVLPKCKGKGGKCGPPPVIENGDLLSFPMQEYRQGTTLEYKCPSLYVLEGSRYITCTDGQWTSPPVCLVACTASEEDMGRNNIELKWIIGRRKLYSRSGDFIEFRCKIGYLADPASSPFRAQCVEGTLEYPRCKPGKNCTVHARIMERNNIQLQSSSRLSSSTYRSGEYVFFECRWFYRQVSRPEYFRAECLDGVIKYPSCK, from the exons tttttctctttttatttagaaattgtATGCTCCCCTCCAAGAATTCCAAACGGGAACTTTAGACCTCAAGAAGACAACTACATCGTAGGTGATATAATCACAATACAGTGTAATCCTGGatatcattttaaaacattgacTGGCAAAAGCACAGCTGAATGCACCAAGAATGGCTGGGTGCCTGATCCGGGTTGTGTCC AGAAGCCATGTGACTACCCAGCCATAGAAAATGGCAAGTTAAGTGAAAGCCTGGAGTACTACAAAAACTATTACTTTCCGATGAGTTTTGGGCAGCATGCTGATTATCACTGCATTCATGGTTATACAACCCCGAGTGGAGAATACTGGGTTCGAATGGTCTGTTCTGAAAGGGGCTGGTATCCAGAGCCAAAATGCCTCA aaaaatgtcaTGTCAGACAGCTGGAAAATGGTTATTTCTCATATGGACGGAAGAATGTTTACAAGGAAGGTGAAAGAGTTAAATATGTCTGCAGTGATGACTATTATGCTGAACACAAAGATGGGCAAGTCACGTGCACAAAGGATGACTGGTCACCTCCTCCAAGATGTATCCGTAAAA aaaaatgccagAATATCAATATTGACAATGGTTTTTTGACCTTGGGAAAGACAATATTTCGTTTACAGGAGAAGGTCACCTATAATTGTCATACTGGCTTTTTAACTCCAGAAGGACAAGAAAGAGGAGTGATACAGTGTCAAGAGAATGGCTGGACTCCACCTCCAAAGTGCATCA AATCATGTCAAACACCTCATGTGGACATTTTGAATTACCATGCAAATAAAACTATGTTCATGCCTGAAGACGTAATCGAGTATGCGTGTTTGGAGGGATATCAAGCTGCAAATAATATGCCAACTGGTACCACAAGATGTGGCATAAATGGTGAATGGAATCCAACGCCCCAGTGTCTTG CAATAGAATGTGAAATGTTGACATTGCCCAATGGAGATTTTTCTCCCAAGGAGGGTAAATACCACAGCGGAGATGTTGTGAAATTTGCCTGTGCAAACAATTACGTAAGAGTGGGACCTGCCTCTACTCAGTGCTATTACTTTGGATGGTTTCCGTCACCACCAGTGTGTAAAG TGAACGCCAGAGGCTGTGGACCTCCACCTGTGGTTACCAATGGAAATATGGCTGGTGGCTCTGTGGAACAGTATCAGCATGGGGACAGAGAGCACTATGAATGCAACGTTGCATTTAAATTGGTTGGATCAAAGGAAATAGAATGTGTTGATGGACAATGGTCGTCTCCTCCCTCTTGCATTG aagacaaaatgccatGTGGATCACCTTCCTCTATTCCGAATGTTGTTCTTCATCAGGAAGACCAGACCCAGTTTTCGCACGGTGATGAAGTGATTTGTGGATGTAAACAAGGCTCTGGCAATtctaaggaaatgaaaataaaatgtcttaatGGGGAATGGAAGCCTTTACCTGTTTGTGCCG atccaTCTCCTCAGTGTGTACTTCCAATGAATGTTGAGCTTGTGCACAATGGTCCTCTTCCCAAGCCAGGAAGGGAGACTAGGTTCCATGGAGTTATACATTATATATGTACCTCAGCTGACAAAAGTATTAAACAGGCAACTTGTGTGTCTGGAAAATGGTCACCAGAGATTGAATGTACAG CTGAGGAGAGTACGTGCCCACCTCCACCTCAGCTGCCTGGTGCTCAACAGATAACAGTTGGAAGAAGTTACAAGCATGGGagtaaaatagctttttcatgTCTGAAGAATTTCCAGCTCATCGGTGTGAATGAAATAACATGTATAGAAGGGAAATGGCAATCACCACCTTACTGTGTGG aAAGACCATGTTTGCCACCACAACCCATAGAATGTGCTGATGTTCCCAGGCTGGaaaatcaaaatggaaaaattaaaaaagaagggaaaacaatttATCTGGCTGGTGCTAGAGTTAAGTATGTTTCTCGTTCTGGATACATCTTAGATGGACCATCGGAAATAACTTGTTCCATGGGAAACTGGACTTCAGCTCCTACATGCTTGG aaatgccaTGTGGAAGTGTTCCAAAAGTTGCCAATGCTCAAATTGAAGGCAGAAACAAGGAAATTTATGAGCCTGGTGAAACAATTCGCTACCAGTGTGATGCAGGGTTCCTGACTGTTGGTTCCCCCGAAATTatttgcagagaaggaaattgGACAGCACCGCCCTTCTGTGAAG ATGTTAGCTGTGGAGCCGCACCTGAAATTCCCAATGCTTATATTACAAGCACTCAACAGGAGAGGTATCTGCCAGGTGCCAGAGTGCAGTATGAGTGTGAAAGCAATTTTCAACTGATGGGTGGAAATTATGTCACTTGTACGAATGGAGAATGGTCACAAGCACCAACTTGCAGAG ACGTGACGTGTGAACCTCCTCCAGAAATTGCTGGTGGTAAAGTTCAAGGTGTTAAAAAGTCAAGGTATTTGCCTGCGGAGAGTGCTCGCTATCAGTGCTGGCAAGGTTTTGAGATGACTGGGACTGCCACCGTCACATGTCGGAATGGGACCTGGACAGTGCTGCCAAAGTGCAAAg GGAAAGGTGGGAAATGTGGCCCGCCTCCAGTTATTGAAAACGGAgaccttctttccttccccatgCAAGAATATCGACAAGGTACAACTCTGGAGTACAAATGCCCAAGTCTCTATGTCCTGGAAGGATCTCGGTATATCACCTGTACTGATGGGCAGTGGACAAGCCCCCCGGTTTGCCTAG TGGCCTGTACAGCATCTGAAGAAGACATGGGCAGAAACAATATTGAGCTGAAATGGATCataggaagaagaaagctgTATTCCAGATCGGGTGACTTTATTGAATTCCGGTGTAAAATAGGATATTTGGCAGACCCAGCATCTTCTCCCTTCAGAGCACAGTGCGTGGAGGGGACATTAGAATATCCACGGTGCAAGCCAGGAA AGAACTGTACAGTGCACGCGAGGATTATGGAAAGGAACAACATTCAACTACAGTCATCAAGCCGGTTGAGCTCTTCCACCTATCGCTCTGGAGagtatgttttctttgaatGCAGATGGTTCTACCGTCAAGTTTCACGGCCTGAGTATTTTAGAGCAGAATGCCTGGATGGAGTGATTAAGTATCCTTCATGTAAAT